Within Deltaproteobacteria bacterium, the genomic segment GAATGCAGTTCCTCTTGAGCAAGAACTCCTCCCAAATAAAGAAGAAGGAAGCCCTCTCCTTTTTCAAAAACAGAACGAATTTTCCGCAATGCAGCCTGTGACAGTAAAGAGGAGGCTCCGTCAGATTCCAGGAGATACAAATGTCCCTGAGGACTTAAGGCGAGTTCCACTTTTTAAAGTCTCCGCTTCGTTTTCTTTTTTGCTTTTGCTTTAACTCTTATCGCTTTTATAGATTTCTTTTTTATTTTCCTGTCACTATTCTTTTCAGGCTTTTTCTCAGGCTCAGCTTTGGAACCCAGATCAATTCCGAAAATATTTTCAAGCTCACCCGTGTCAAAAGAATCGTCCGAAGAAGTTTGAATGTTTTTCTTCACATCCATTTGAGTAATCAAATCTTTCTGACTGACTTTGCGAAGAGTAAAAAGCAGCTCGGGTTTTTCATCCAAACGTATAGCCGCTCCATACAAAACCGCCGCCACATGTTTGCACATGTCTGCCCAATCGGGGCAAGAGCAGGAAAGTTTAATTTGTTTGGGATGAGGGAAAAGCCCCGTCTGCGCCTGCGTCATCACTTGCATCACAGGTTTGGAAAGTTTTCCCTGAAGCAGTTCAATTAACGAATCAATCTGCCCCGAACATTGATCCACCAAAAGCTTCCATTGGGCAGCAGGCATTGCCGTAATTGAAATCTCGATTTCATAAAGAGCGCTTCCTTGCACCAAGGCCGCAATCTTTCCTTCACTCATTTTAAGATCCAGCACCGCTCCTTGCCGCAAATACGATCTTCCCCGTGGAAGCCGATTGGAATAATCACTATAGGCTTCCAAATTTTTACACCAGGATTGCCCCCAGAAGGTGTTGGAAATTTTATTACCCTGTAGGCAAACAGGATTTAGATTCATCCCTTTTTTCTTAAGCTGGGCCAGTTTCCT encodes:
- a CDS encoding SWIM zinc finger family protein; the encoded protein is MARYYDNFWPPYVPVAEKKAKAARKLAQLKKKGMNLNPVCLQGNKISNTFWGQSWCKNLEAYSDYSNRLPRGRSYLRQGAVLDLKMSEGKIAALVQGSALYEIEISITAMPAAQWKLLVDQCSGQIDSLIELLQGKLSKPVMQVMTQAQTGLFPHPKQIKLSCSCPDWADMCKHVAAVLYGAAIRLDEKPELLFTLRKVSQKDLITQMDVKKNIQTSSDDSFDTGELENIFGIDLGSKAEPEKKPEKNSDRKIKKKSIKAIRVKAKAKKKTKRRL